In the genome of Planococcus donghaensis, the window TAAGGTTCCTGCTGGCACACATAATGCCATAGCTTGTAACCATGCTTCACCATCTGTATAAGTAGCATAGAAAGGTGTACCACTAAAGATAATCATTGCACATGCTGGGGTTACTAAAACACTGAGGCCGAACAAATAACCTAATTTTTTTAAACCATGAAACTTATGCATTCCTTCAACATTATTAACTACTGGCCACCAATAAAAGAAAGCCGACAGGAACAACACAATATTAACTGCCCCATGGAGCAACATATCTTTTTTAACAAAATCAAAAACCATTGGAATGTGATAAAACGAGAAAACCATGCCAAACAATATTAAAGCTAACATTGGGTTGGCAAAGAAATTGAATAATGGTTTAATGATTGGGAGAACGATAAAGGTTTTCCACACGTAAGTTGGAATGCCCATAATTAATAACGGAACTGCTAAAAGTAACAACAGCGCCATTTGAACCATATGCATGGTAAATAAAATGTGTCCATATAAATCGACTGGTGAACCTTTTATAATGTAAAGCAAAACCATTCCTGAAACAAAAAAAGTAGCTTGTTTAGCAGTAAGCCGTTGATTGTCTTTAAACTTACTACGCCACTTTACAGTGATTAAGAAATATAAAATCGTTACCAAAACGAGGACTGCTAAGTAAACGGGACTCCACAAAGCTTGAAACCCGAAGATACTAATCGGCATGTTATGGTACCTCCTTTTCCTCAAGTACCCTCATTATATAGCTGCTAGCAAACTATATCAATGAACGAACTATGAACAATTACCTGCCGAAACATTTGATCTGCCTACGACCACTTCTAAACAATCTTGAATTTTTTTCGCTTGCCCTTAGAATCGATTGAATGCTTGTTTTACGACTATATAATATTCATGAAAAAACCCCTTACCTTTAAAGGTAAGGGGTTTAAACTAGAGCCTACCACCAAATGATTGTAACAAATGTTAAAACCGTGATGAAAGCCACGAACATACCTGAGAACATAAAGAACGCGACCATCCCGTGTCCTTTACCACTCATATGCATGAAGTAATAAAGTTGTAGAACTACTTGAATAGCTGCCAACAATAGAATGATTGGTACGATCAAGTATACTGAGAATCCAGCAGCAACCATTGTAAATGCAATTAATGTCAAGAAAATCATAATTGCGAAAGTTGCTAAATTACCTCTCATTTCTTCTGCTCTTTTTCTTTTAACGTATTCGAATTCTGCTTGCGATCTTACATGTACATGTGTATCGTGTGCCATTATCCGATCACTCCCATCAAATAGACGACAGTAAAGATGAATACCCAAACTACGTCAATAAAATGCCAGTATAAAGAAGCAAGATAGAATTTTGGTGCGTTATACATATTCAGTCCGCGTTTTGCGTTACGAAGCATTAAAGCAATAAACCAGCTAAGTCCAAACAATACGTGAGCACCGTGCGTTCCAACAAGTGTAAAGAATGCGGAACTAAATGCACTGTTCGTATAACCAAATCCAATGTGGACATAGTGATTAAACTCATAAATCTCTAGTCCTAAGAAAGTTAAGCCAAGCAAAACAGTAATGGCTAGCCAAGCTTGCATGGCTTTAAAATTATAGTTTTTCATATGATACATTGCGTAAACACTTGTCAATGAAGAAGTTAAAAGAATCATCGTCATTGCAAAAACTAAAGGTAGTTCAAAAAGTTCAGCGGCAGAAAATTCCATGCCGCTTGGTCCTTTATCTTTTAATGCCAAGTACGTTGCAAAAAGTGAAGCAAATGTTACTGTTTCTGCAGCTAGAAGCAACCAGAAACCAATAAACTTATTTTTTCCTTCCAACGTAGCCGTCTCAGGATGATCTGGCCAAGATTGAGGAGTATATTTTTGATTAATGTCCATCTGTGTTGCCTCCTTTCGCATCTTCTAGTAATTCTGCTTTTGTAATATGGAAGCCTAAGTCATCTTTCAACGAACGTACTAACATCGAAGCGAACATTAATGTCAACCCGCCAATTAATACTGCTAACGCCCAAGGCTTACCGTCCATGAAGTACAAAGCGCCAAATGATGCGATAAACATCCCTAATGAAATTACGAAAGGAATAATAGAACCATTGGGCATGTGAATATCGCCAAGAGGTTCAGCGAAAATCATACCTTTTTTGTTGCCATCCATTTTTTCGATCCAGTAAGTGTCAAGACCACGAACTAATGGAGTTTGTGCAAAGTTATAAAATGGTGGTGGAGATGGAATTGCCCATTCTAATGTACGGCCATCGCCCCATGGATCGTTGCCAATACGCTCGTTTTTAACGATCGTCATTACAACGTTTACAAGAAGAATAATGATACCCGTCGCCATTAATATGGCACCAGACGAACTGATTGCGTTGAATAGATCCCAACCTTGGTCAGCTCCGAACGTGTAAACTCGACGTGGCATACCCATTAAGCCCAAGAAATGCTGAATAAAGAACGTTAAATGGAATCCAAGGAAAAAGAACCAGAATGTCCATTTCCCTAATTTTTCGCTAAGCATCGTTCCAAACATTTTTGGCCAGTATAAATGTGTACCTGCTAAAATTGCCAATACCACACCACCGACAATAACGTAATGGAAGTGAGCTACGATAAAGTAAGAATCATGCAATTGGTAATCCAAAGGCGCGATTGCTTGCATAACCCCTGTTACCCCACCCGCTACGAATGTAGGAATGAAAGCTACAGCATAAATCATCGGTACTGAGAACGAGATGTTCCCGCCCCAAATAGTTAATAGCCAGTTAAAGATTTTAATACCTGTTGGAACAGCAATAATCATTGTTGCTAAAGCAAATACTGCGTTAGCTGTTGGCCCTAAGCCGACTGTGAACATATGGTGAGCCCAAACCATGAATCCGTAAAACCCGATTAGGATTGTAGCGAAAACAAGTGCAGTGTATCCGAAAAGACGTTTACGAGAGAAGATTGCAAAGATTTCAGAGAAAATACCGAAAGCTGGCAAAATCAAAATGTAAACTTCTGGGTGACCAAAAATCCAGAATAAATGTTCCCAAATAATCGTGTTACCGCCCATTTCAACTGCAAAGAAACTTGCACCAAACAAACGATCAAAGACCATGAAGAAAAGTCCTACAGTAAGTGGTGGGAATGCTAGTAAGATTAAAGCGGAAGCAACAAAAGTTGTCCACGTGAACAACGGCATTCTCATGTAAGTCATACCTGGCGCACGCATATTAATAATTGTTACAAGGAAGTTAATCCCTGCGATCAATGTACCGAAACCAGATATCGTTAATCCTAGTGTATAAAAATCAATACCATGACCTTCTGATGCAAGTGCTAACGAAGCATAGTTCGTCCAACCTGCATCTGGTGCACCACCCATAAACCAAGATAGGTTTAAGAAAATTCCACCAAAGAAGAATAACCAAAATCCAAGTGAGTTTAAGAATGGAAAAGCTACATCACGTGCGCCAATTTGCAATGGCATAACAGCGTTCATGAAAGCTAATAATATCGGCATTGATGCCAAGAAAATCATCGTCGTACCGTGCATTGTTATAACTTCGTTAAATGTTCCAGCACTTAGGAAATCATTCCCTGCTTTAACTAACTGGATACGGATCAACATTGCTTCAATACCACCGACTAGGAAGAAGAAACCTCCTGACATGAGATACAGAATTGCAATTTTCTTATGGTCGACCGTTGTCATGAAGTCCCATATTGTAGCGCCGAAGCCCTTTTTCTGAGCAATAGAACTCACACTGTTAACCTCCCTTTTTTAACTTTATTCTACTCTTCTACCGTTAAGCCCATTAAATAAGCTGCAAGAGCATCAAGTTCTTGATCTGATAATTTTTCGCCATTGTTTAATGTAGCTACATCAGGCATTAAGTTACCAGGTTTGTATTCTTGTGGATCTGAAATCCAATTTTTAAGATTTTCTTCATTGTGCTCTAAGTATCCAGCAACGCGGTTACGGTCACCGAATGTTGCTAAGTTTGGTCCAGCCATAAGATTACCTTGGCCTAAACCAGAAGTTGCGTGACAAGAGATACAGCTTAACCCATCTTGACCAAACAATTCTTCGCCTTGTTGAGCAAGAGCTCCTTCAACTGCAGCTGGTTCTTCTGATTGCATTGCTGTTACCCATTGATCAAACTCTTCACGATCAACTGATTTCACTTTGAAATCCATTAATGCGTGAGAAGGTCCACAAAGCTCAGCACATTTACCATAAAACACCCCATCTTCAAGTTCTGAAGACTCTTTGTCAAACTCTAAATAGAACGTATTGACGTTTTCAGGGTTTACATCCAATTTCCCACCAATAGATGGAATCCAGAATGAGTGTTTAATATCCGCTGAAATCAAGTTAAAGTATACGCGTTCGTTTGTTGGTACAACCAACTCTTGAGCAGTTACAATGCCTTGTTCAGGATATTCAAATTCCCACCAGTAAAGTTTACCAGTTACGTTTACTGTTAGATGAGAAGAATTGCCATCTTCCGCTTCGACGTCCATTGTTGAAACATCAGCCAAATCAAATGTTGAATAAACTGTTGGAACTGCAAGGATTAATAGAAGGACAATCGGAATCGCTGTCCAAATAAATTCTAATTTCGCACTTCCTTCAACTTGTTCAGGAATCATGTCTTCTCCCACTTTTGAACGGCGGAATTTAACAATAGCTAAAATAAATATAATCAATACAACAATGATTACAAACGTCATTATAACTGATGATAAAATCAACAAGTTAAATTGATCTTGAGCTACTCTACCTGCTGGTATTAATGTCGAAATCTCTTCGCGTCCACATCCTGCAAGAAATACCAATAACATGGACATCAATGCGAAAAGTCGCCATTTTTTAATTCCTTTCATCATAGCTTGTCATACCCCTCTCTCATTTAAATAGTTTCTTTTTAGAAATGGTTTTTTAGATGAAAACTGCAAAAATGATCATCGAAACAAATAGAATGGTCATATAGTTCAATGAATAGATAAACATTGTCTTCGCCCATTTCAAATCATCTGTCGCTTTAAATCCTCGAATCGCCAATACTAGCCACCCGATATTTAAAAGTGTAGCTAAGATGATAAAGCCTGTCCCAAGTTCCATTAATAGAAATGGCAGAGGGAAAAGCATTACAACCCATGCAAGCATCGATTTCTTTGTTCGGTGAAAACCTTTTATTACCGGTAGCATAGGAATATTCGCTGCACGATATTCTTCTGTTCGTTTCATAGCCAAGGCATAAAAATGCGGTGGCTGCCAAATGAACATAATCAAGAATAATGCCCAAGCACCCACTCCAAGTGTCGGTTCCACTGCAGCCCATCCGATTAGTGGTGGTACCGCACCAGAGATGCTTCCAACAATCGTATTGCTGACGTAACGTCTTTTTGACCACATGGAATATAAAACGACATAAGCTAAAACTCCGGCAATTCCTAAAATACCAGCCGATACAGAAGCGGAGAACAAAAATATTTCGCCTATAACGATGAAAGAAATAGCTAGTGCAAAGACAGCTGATGGCTTGAATCTTCCTGTTACTGTAGGACGCCCTTTCTTACTTTCCATTAAAGGATCTATATCCGTATCAATATAGTTATTCATCGCTGCAGATCCTGCAATAATCAGCGCTGAACCGAAAATGGTGTAGACAAGGATATCCAGCTCATTAAGAAAATGTCTGTCGGAAAACTGAAATGCGAGCCACAAACCTGTAAAGACTGTAATTAAATTAGAATTGACAATTCCAATCTTGATAAGTGCCAAAAAGTCTTTAAGAAATGTTGACGCTTCCGGTTCTTCGTGTGCATCTGCAGACATTGCCCGGCCATTTGACATATAAGTCCCTCCTTTCAAAGTTGTAAGCATATTCCGCTAACCATAACTATATCTAAATTCCAGTTGTTTTTCTACATATAACTGAAATTTCCTGATAAAAGAGATGATTTTCACGTAATTGGTCTCACTCTATGCATCTCCTATCATACCTTAACACTTACACTATTTTAAGATAGAAAAAAAATAGTTTTTGAACAGTTTGTGAAGCGGCAGTTATTATGTCCAAATCTTGAAAGTTTCTACTATTGTTGATTTCTCGTTGTATTATGTGGAAATATTCGCTATTATCGAGTATGCAGGTATACGAACGTTGAAAAGTTTTCTATAGAAAAAGTAGGTGGTATTTTGCAGCAAAATAGATATATAAAATGGTTTGCCGTTGCGGCTACTATCGGCATGTTGTTAATCCTTCTCGGCGGCGCACTTGTCACTAAAACCGATAGCGGTATGGGTTGTGGGCGGAATTGGCCAGATTGTAATGGCAAACTAATTCCAGACAACATTACAACTGAAGTATTAATCGAATTTTCTCACCGCCTTGTTACTGGGGTTGTTGGAATATTAATCGTAATCTTAGCTGTATGGGCTTGGAGAAAATTTGGACATGTTCGAGAAACAAAATTTCTTGCGGTTATGGCTGTTTTCTTTTTAGTTTTGCAGGCGTTAATTGGTGCAGCCCAGGTGCTTTGGGGACAAGGTGATTTTATCCTCGCACTCCATTTTGGAATTTCCTTATTATCATTTGCCTCTATCTTGTTATTAACACTTCTAATTTTTGAAGTTGACCGAAAGTTTGATGCAGACCGAGTGCAAATTGGCAAAAAACTGCGTTTCCACACAATTGGAGTCGCTTTATATTCTTACATCGTAGTTTATACGGGCGCTTTAGTTCGCCATACGAATTCTAGCCTTATTTGTTCTGATTGGCCTTTGTGCCGAAATGATACTTTTGCATTCCCAAGCAATATGTACGAATGGGTCCAAATGGGTCATCGTGCAGCAGCTGGTTTGATCGTTGTTTGGCTAGGGTACATTGCTTGGCACGCGATTAAACATTATAAAGATCAACGTGTAATTTATTGGGGTTGGACAATTGCTTTTATCATCGTTCTTCTTCAAGCAACAACGGGTATGCTTGTAGTCTTGACGAAACTAAACTTAGTTGTCGCGCTACTTCATTCATTATTGATTTCAATGCTTTTCGGCTTATTATGCTATATGGTGTTATTAGTATCGCGAAGTCGAATTAAAGATAGTTCTAAATAAAAACAAGGTTGGCGCATAATGCGCCAACCTTGTTTTTATTTTTTCTCCATTTCGATCAATAGATCGCCTGTGGAAATGCCATCACTGGCAACTACATGAATGTCTTGAATCGTTCCATCAAACGGTGCTTGAACAGTTGTTTCCATTTTCATGGCTTCAGTCACAAGTAAATGATCGCCACGTTTTACTTTGGCTCCTTTTTCTGTGAGCACTTTTAAAACAGTCCCTGGCATCGTCGCCGCTATATGACTTTCGTTTGTCGGATTAGCTTTTGGTTTTGCTGTGCTATCCGCTTCTACTGTCATATCTTGAATGCTAACTTCACGAGGTTGACCGTTTAACTCAAAGTAAATGATGCGCGTTCCGTCTTTTTGCGGTTCGCCAATAGACACCATCTTAACCATCAAAGTTTTCCCTTTTTCAATTTCCACTTCGATTTCTTCGCCTAATCTCATACCGTATAAGAATGTCAATGTATCTAGAACGGACACATTCCCAAATTGAATATTGGTCGCTGTGTATTCATCGAATACTTTCGGATATAGGGCATAAGCTAAAATTTCATGGCTTGTTAAAGGACGTTCTAATTTGTCGTATAAAGTCTTTTTAATTTCATCGAAATCTGCTGGTTCTAAAAGTTCACCTGGACGAACGGTAATTGGCTCACGTTCTTTCAAGATGACTTTCTGCAACTCTTCTGGGAATCCACCATGTGGTTGGCCAATATAGCCTTCAAAGAATTCGATAACTGATTCTGGGAAGTCAATTGTTTTCCCACGAGAAATTACCGTTTCTTCATCTAGCTCGTTTTGCACCATGAACAGTGCCATGTCTCCTACTACTTTTGAAGAAGGTGTTACTTTTACAACATCTCCGAATAGCATGTTAACGCGAGAATACATCGATTTAACTTCTTCCCAACGCAACCCTAACCCTACAGCTTTTGCTTGTTGCTGGAGATTGCTGTACTGTCCGCCTGGCATTTCATGTTCATAAATCTCTGAATGCGGGCTATTCATGCCGCTTTCAAAATCAACATAGTACTTACGAACATCTTCCCAATAATGAGACATTTTTTCGAGATTTTTCACATCTGATCGAATTTCACGGTTACCACCGCTCATCGCGTAATGAAGCGAACTTGCACTTGGTTGTGATGTAAGTCCTGCCATCGACCCAAGAGCTGTATCAACGATATCAACTCCAGCTTCAATTGCTTTCGAATACATATAAATCCCGTTACCACTTGTATCGTGTGTATGAAGATGAATTGGCAATGACACAGTATCTTTAAGTTCAGAGACTAAACGATAGGCCGCTTCTGGTTTTAACAGACCAGCCATGTCTTTAATCGCTAAAATATGGGCACCTGCTGCTTCTAATTCTTTTGCCATATCTTTATAGTATTGCACCGTGTATTTGTCTCGACTCGGATCTAAAATATCTCCTGTGTAACAAATCGCAGCTTCTGCAATTTTGCCAGATTGACGAACTTCATCAATCGCCACTTCCATACCTTTGATCCAGTTTAAACTATCGAATATGCGGAAAACATCGATTCCTGCATCTCCCGATTTACGAACAAATTCACGAATTACATTGTCTGGGTAATTTTTATAGCCTACTGCATTTGCACCACGGAACAACATCTGGAACAAGACATTCGGAATATCTTTACGAAGTTTGATCAAACGCTCCCAAGGGTCTTCTTTTAAGAATCTGTAAGATACGTCAAAAGTGGCGCCTCCCCACATTTCAAGAGAAAACAAATCGTGTTGCAAACGGGCAGTTTCTTTCGCAATTTCAAACAAATCATGCGAGCGAACACGTGTAGCAAGCAACGATTGGTGCGCATCGCGGAATGTAGTATCCGTGATCAATACATCTTTTTGTTCGTGAATCCATTTAGTTAATCCATCTGCTCCTTGTGAGTCGAAAATCTGCTTCGTCCCGTTTGGTGCCGGAGCTAGTAGATCCACTTCTGGTTTACGCGGAGCTGTATGGATTGGTTTGTTTTTCTTCTCAATGCCCGGGAAACCGTTGACCGTTACGTTACCGATATAGCTCAACAACTTAGTTCCACGATCTTGTCTCACTGGGAATATAAACAATTCTGGTGTTGTATCGATAAAGCTTGTATCAAATTCGCCTTTTATAAAGTTCTTATGTTTTACCACATTTTCTAAAAATGGAATATTTGTTTTAATGCCACGGATTCGGAATTCTTGTAAATTACGGTCCATTTTAGCTGCAGCTTCCTTGAACGTTAATGCCCAAGTCGAAACTTTTACTAATAGTGAGTCATAATAAGGTGAGATTATTGCTCCTTGGAAACCATTTCCTGCATCCAAACGTACGCCAAATCCACCGCCTGAACGATACACCATCAGCTTTCCAGCATCCGGCATAAAATCATTTAATGGGTCTTCCGTAGTTACACGGGATTGAATCGCGAAACCAAATAATGGGATTTCACTTTGTTGGGGGATTCCTACTTCTTCACTGTGAATCATATGTCCTCTAGCAATATGGATTTGTGCGTGAACAATATCGATTCCAGTAATCATTTCTGTAATGGTGTGCTCTACTTGAATACGTGGATTTACTTCAATAAAATAAAATTCATCGTTCGCTACAAGAAATTCGACTGTGCCGGCATTTATGTAGTCAATATTTTTCATTAATTTAACTGCGGCATCACAAATTTCGTTGCGCAATTCGTTACTAATTGAGTTAGAAGGAGCAATTTCTACAACCTTTTGATGACGGCGTTGAATTGAACAATCTCTTTCATACAAATGAATGACGTTACCTTCTGAATCGCCTAAAATTTGAACTTCAATGTGTTTAGGTTTTTCAACGAATTTTTCGACATACATTTCATCTGAACCAAAAGCTGCTTTTGCTTCAGATTTTGCACGTTCGTAAGAGGATGCTAATTCTTCTTGAGATCTGACAATACGCATTCCGCGGCCTCCGCCGCCAAGAGATGCTTTAATCATTAATGGAAAACCTGCTGTTTTACTGAATTCTTCAACTTCCTCTAAAGACTCAACTGGGCCGTCTGTACCTGGAATAACTGGTATACCAGCGGCAATTGCTTGAGTACGAGCTTTAACTTTGTCACCGAACATATCCAAGTGTTTTGAAGTAGGACCGATAAAGATGATATCTTCTTCTTCACAACGTCTTGCAAAATGCACGTTTTCCGATAAAAAGCCGTAGCCTGGATGAATTGCATCTACATTCGAATCTTTTGCAATACGGATAATATCTTCAATATCCAAATACGCATCGATCGGCTTTTTGCCCTTACCTACTAAATAGGATTCATCAGCCTTATAGCGGTGAAATGAACCACTATCTTCTTGAGAATAAATTGCAACTGTTTGAATTTTCAGTTCTGTACAAGCGCGGAAAATCCGAATAGCGATTTCTCCGCGGTTGGCCACCAAGATTTTGTCAATCTTCTTCACACCGCAGCACACCCTTTACTTTTTCGATTTTTCGTATTTGTTGAACATGGAAACATTCATTAATACTCCCATAGATAAAGATAACAAAATTACAGAAGTTCCGCCATAGCTGATAAAAGGAAGTGTTACTCCAGTTAATGGAATAATCCCAGTTAAGCCGCCTAAATTCACAAAAGATTGAATTCCAATCATGCTTGCAACACCTGCTGCAAGCATTCTAGCTAAAGGATCATGAGTCGTCATAGCAATCCAAAGCCCACGCAAAACAACAAACCCTAAACCACCTAAAACAAAAACCACACCCAATACCCCTAGCTCTTCAGCTATCACTGACATGATAAAGTCAGTATGCGGTTCTGGAAGGTATCCCAGCTTTTGAATCGATTGTCCAAGTCCCAATCCACTTAGTCCACCAGAGCCAATTGCTAAATAGCCATTAACGATTTGAAAACCAAATCCCAATTCATCAGAAAACGGATTAAAGAAAGCATCTAATCGACCTAGACGTTTTTCAGTAAAAATTCGATCACCAGCAAAAATCATAAAAGGAATAATGATCATGGAAGCTGCTGCTACGAATACTGCAGAAAGTCGAATAAATGGTTTTAAACGAACCCCACTTGCCGACATGACCGATAAGCCGACTGCTCCAATAATCAACATGGAGCCAAGATCGGGTTCCAGAAATACTGAAAATAATACAAGCGTTAAAATAATAACGGGAGGTATAATAGACTCGTTTAATTTATTTATAGTACCATTTTTGTATTTGTTAGCAAACACGCCAGATAAGTAAAGAATTATTCCGACCTTCGCCACTTCAGACGGTTGGATATTCGCAAACCCTAAGCTAATCCAACTTTTCGCGCCCCCAGCTGCAAAACCGATAAAATGAACCGCGATCAACCCGGTAAAGATAACGATTAAGATGGTTTTCATCATCCAGCGCTTTTTAAAATGTTTATACGGGAAAACGGCTGCCATCGCAAAAACTGGAAATGCAATTGCTAAGTTTATCAATTGTTGTATGTAGAATCGATCAGGCTCAGATCCATAATAATTGACCGACCAAGCCATACTAGAGCTGTAAATCATAATTAGTCCGAATATCGTTAAAGCTAAATAAGTAAAAAATAAAGGATAGTCAAAGTATTTTGCGTACTTCTTGATGTAAGATTTCATTTTTATACCTCTTTTAATTTAATAGAATAACAAGAAAAGCGCAGGCTGTTGTTTAGATTCCACGGGCATTAGAGGCTCTAGCAAAGCGGCATTCTTTGCCGCACAGCTAGAGTAGCTTATAACCCGAGAATCTGGCAGCAAGAGCTAGACAACAAGAAAAGCGCAGACTGTTGTAAAGGTTCATTTTAAGTAACTAGGTGAATAAAATACTTCCCTTAAATTTCAAAAAAACTCAAACAAAATTCGTTTGAGTTTTAGATCATTTATTTGTATACGCATCGTGAAGAATCGAAAGTTTCTTTTCTAGCGTATCCATTAAATTTTTTCCAGCCTCACGTTCGATTAGCCCTAGCTTAACCGCAAAATCAATTTCGCGTGATAGACCGAACATTTGGGTGTCCAGCACCTCTTCATATAAAGGACAAGATGGTAACGTTAAGTGATCCATTTGCACCTTGATTAATTGTTCGATTTTCTCTGCATCCGCTTTGAGGAGTTCTAAAGCCTTCAAATGGTATGTTTGTTCTTCTGTATGTTCCATGAGGACTCCCCCATTTTTATGAGTTTTCTTCTCTATTTTCCTGTTTAAAGTGTATCTTTTACAAAGGGAAAATGCAAGCCTCTTAGACGAAAGAGATGAATCACTTTAGGAACTTGACACGAAAAGGTATACTATTAAAAGAGTAACTATCTAAATGGAGGGTTTACCCATGGAATTTATCGTACCTTTTAAAGGTGAAGTGAAATTTAAATTGATTCTTGATCCAACTGTATGGATTTTTGACGACCGCAAATTGAATTTAGAGACATATTTTCAAGAAGAACGGATTGAAAAAGATGAGCTCGAAGAATACAAACGCGGGATGGGCGAACATTGGTCTCGAGAAATTATGGAAGGCAATGTTGTACCCCCTACTTTGAATTCAGAAAAAACATACAAGAGCAAAGAAAAAAAAGAAATGCTAACAGGCACTTTTGGCATCTTGTTTAAGCCATTCCTTTTAAATGCAGAACCTTTTGAACATGCAAAGCGGGTGGTCTTTGAGACATTGCACGGGGAGTTCGAGTTTCCGATTGAACATGCTGCACAATTAATATTTAAGTTTAGCGATCACGGAAAACCGTTAAAGGAAGATGGCCCTGTCCATGTGCTTCTTCCGGATGGATCAAATCAAGATAACCCCATTACCGATATCCAAGCCATCCGAGTCGAATAGGAGTGATAAAGCATGCGAGTAAAATGCGTAATTTGCGATAAAATTGAAGAGTTAGTCGATGATACACTCCAGGCCAAGCGCCTGCGTAACAGACCTATTCATACCCATATGTGTGATGAATGCCACAATCGTATAACAGAGCGTACAAAAGAACGCTTAGCAACTGGGGACTTCCGCTTTTACCGAAGCTCTCGTAGCATTGAGGATGACTTCTGATGAAGCTCTTAAAAGGTCTCTGGATCGGATTTTGGAGCGGATTGATTTTAGGGCTTTTGCTAAAATGGGTTCAATCAGTTACCGGAGAACAAGTATACACTCTCCTGTTAAATGTTGATTTTATTCCGATAATTGGAGATGTACAGTGGTCAGAGGTTACAGAGTTTATTTTCCATATGAGCATTTCTTTGGTTATTGGCATTGTTTTCGTGTTTTTAGCAAAACGACGAAAATATACATTCGGCCAATTGGTGATTCTTAGTTTGCTAATGTCCATTCCTTTTCCCTTCCTTTTCTTTTTGCTTGCAGACCTTGCCATCCATGCCGATGTACCAGCAGTTAATGACTGGAGTGCGTTTTTATATTGGGTCTTCGGCCATTTAACATATTCATTATTATTACCAATTTTATACAAAACATTTGAACGCAAAAACGCTGTATCTCAATGAGATACAGCGTTTTCGCGTTTTTCACGCCATAGACGGATTTTGTAAAGAATCAGTATAAGCGCTGCAATAACCAGCCCTTCAACAACCGGTAGGAAAAAGGCTAGAAATGTAAGCCCTAAACCACCAATTGCTAAAAATAGACCAATTGCTGCATTTTTTCCAAGTGATAACTTTTTAGCAAACCCTAACTTATATACAAAAGCCGAAAGCAGAAAAATTACCGC includes:
- a CDS encoding YlaN family protein, whose translation is MEHTEEQTYHLKALELLKADAEKIEQLIKVQMDHLTLPSCPLYEEVLDTQMFGLSREIDFAVKLGLIEREAGKNLMDTLEKKLSILHDAYTNK
- the pyc gene encoding pyruvate carboxylase, which gives rise to MKKIDKILVANRGEIAIRIFRACTELKIQTVAIYSQEDSGSFHRYKADESYLVGKGKKPIDAYLDIEDIIRIAKDSNVDAIHPGYGFLSENVHFARRCEEEDIIFIGPTSKHLDMFGDKVKARTQAIAAGIPVIPGTDGPVESLEEVEEFSKTAGFPLMIKASLGGGGRGMRIVRSQEELASSYERAKSEAKAAFGSDEMYVEKFVEKPKHIEVQILGDSEGNVIHLYERDCSIQRRHQKVVEIAPSNSISNELRNEICDAAVKLMKNIDYINAGTVEFLVANDEFYFIEVNPRIQVEHTITEMITGIDIVHAQIHIARGHMIHSEEVGIPQQSEIPLFGFAIQSRVTTEDPLNDFMPDAGKLMVYRSGGGFGVRLDAGNGFQGAIISPYYDSLLVKVSTWALTFKEAAAKMDRNLQEFRIRGIKTNIPFLENVVKHKNFIKGEFDTSFIDTTPELFIFPVRQDRGTKLLSYIGNVTVNGFPGIEKKNKPIHTAPRKPEVDLLAPAPNGTKQIFDSQGADGLTKWIHEQKDVLITDTTFRDAHQSLLATRVRSHDLFEIAKETARLQHDLFSLEMWGGATFDVSYRFLKEDPWERLIKLRKDIPNVLFQMLFRGANAVGYKNYPDNVIREFVRKSGDAGIDVFRIFDSLNWIKGMEVAIDEVRQSGKIAEAAICYTGDILDPSRDKYTVQYYKDMAKELEAAGAHILAIKDMAGLLKPEAAYRLVSELKDTVSLPIHLHTHDTSGNGIYMYSKAIEAGVDIVDTALGSMAGLTSQPSASSLHYAMSGGNREIRSDVKNLEKMSHYWEDVRKYYVDFESGMNSPHSEIYEHEMPGGQYSNLQQQAKAVGLGLRWEEVKSMYSRVNMLFGDVVKVTPSSKVVGDMALFMVQNELDEETVISRGKTIDFPESVIEFFEGYIGQPHGGFPEELQKVILKEREPITVRPGELLEPADFDEIKKTLYDKLERPLTSHEILAYALYPKVFDEYTATNIQFGNVSVLDTLTFLYGMRLGEEIEVEIEKGKTLMVKMVSIGEPQKDGTRIIYFELNGQPREVSIQDMTVEADSTAKPKANPTNESHIAATMPGTVLKVLTEKGAKVKRGDHLLVTEAMKMETTVQAPFDGTIQDIHVVASDGISTGDLLIEMEKK
- a CDS encoding YlaI family protein translates to MRVKCVICDKIEELVDDTLQAKRLRNRPIHTHMCDECHNRITERTKERLATGDFRFYRSSRSIEDDF
- a CDS encoding COX15/CtaA family protein — its product is MQQNRYIKWFAVAATIGMLLILLGGALVTKTDSGMGCGRNWPDCNGKLIPDNITTEVLIEFSHRLVTGVVGILIVILAVWAWRKFGHVRETKFLAVMAVFFLVLQALIGAAQVLWGQGDFILALHFGISLLSFASILLLTLLIFEVDRKFDADRVQIGKKLRFHTIGVALYSYIVVYTGALVRHTNSSLICSDWPLCRNDTFAFPSNMYEWVQMGHRAAAGLIVVWLGYIAWHAIKHYKDQRVIYWGWTIAFIIVLLQATTGMLVVLTKLNLVVALLHSLLISMLFGLLCYMVLLVSRSRIKDSSK
- a CDS encoding FtsW/RodA/SpoVE family cell cycle protein; the protein is MKSYIKKYAKYFDYPLFFTYLALTIFGLIMIYSSSMAWSVNYYGSEPDRFYIQQLINLAIAFPVFAMAAVFPYKHFKKRWMMKTILIVIFTGLIAVHFIGFAAGGAKSWISLGFANIQPSEVAKVGIILYLSGVFANKYKNGTINKLNESIIPPVIILTLVLFSVFLEPDLGSMLIIGAVGLSVMSASGVRLKPFIRLSAVFVAAASMIIIPFMIFAGDRIFTEKRLGRLDAFFNPFSDELGFGFQIVNGYLAIGSGGLSGLGLGQSIQKLGYLPEPHTDFIMSVIAEELGVLGVVFVLGGLGFVVLRGLWIAMTTHDPLARMLAAGVASMIGIQSFVNLGGLTGIIPLTGVTLPFISYGGTSVILLSLSMGVLMNVSMFNKYEKSKK